The segment GTCATCAGTTCTAAAATTGATGCCCTAGCTCCATTAGTGTTTGTGCAGAGGCCAGGGCAAAACAAAGATGCAAAACTGGACCATGGAGAGCAGACTGGCCCCAGCTCAGTTAAATCTCCATTAGTAAATGGAGGCACGGTAAACCTAAGTGACACTGAGCCTGAAGAGGAGGCGAAGGATGGTAACACGATCAAGTGTGAAATGACAAATGGACTAATTTCTGTTTCGCAGCAGTTGGGACCTGCTTCAAGGTCAGGATCTCCCCAGGACCTGGACTCTGGGATGCAGGTGGACAAGACTCCTGACAGAACAGACTCCGTGTCTGTACCAGTAACTCTGTCCAACGGAAGTGTCCCCACACCAACAAATGACAACCACTGCTCCACACTTATGGAGGTGGACCCTTCTCATCCAGCTATGGTTGCTCCTCCATTCCAGGGCTATATCACAGTGTGCAGAATGCAGCACAGCTGGGCATTAAGAGACCACGGGCTGTACTGTCAGCCTGGAACCTGGGAGGGGATAGAAGAAATTCGGGGCAAAGAACAGTCAGAAGTAACAAACGGACAAGAAATGGATGGAGAGCAACAGAATAAAGAAACCCTGGAGCAGCTTACTGATATGATCCACGGTAAGATGCATTCTCAGTTTTTCGAAATGAAGCCATGTAAATCATTGATCTTGTTACACACAGACTGGAAGAAGTAAGTGCTGAGGATAGCACTTTTTCTGTCGTATGACGTTCATAAAATGTGGCTATTTTCATGAAACATTTACACAGAACTTTTATGgaatattttcttattttcaaaataagatcTGAATATTCTGGGTAAGACCTAAAATTATTGGTAGTCAAGACAATTTTTGAAGCTGatcttttcatttattgttgTGACTTGGTTATCAAGCATAATACTAAAAACAGTCCAGAAAGCCAAGAGATATTTTTGCCTTCAGGACAGACCTAATTTAACTCTGATTCACCAAGGTTTTCACATGGGCATGAACAAATCGGTCATCTGCACATGTTTCATGGATCAGAAATGGAAATTGCGTTTTTCTCTTTTACAATTTCAAGAAACAACACGCAGTTCTGTCCTCTTGGAATaaagttttgtctttttgttgcgGGGCAGCATGTTGTTGGCATCACTAATGTTTGCAAATGAAAAACTGCAAGCAAAAACTGGTTCAGTGACAAGTGACAAAGGGTGTGCAAATATCAGCAGTGAGTATCTTACTCAAGTTAAATCCACAGAAATGTAACTGCTTGAATGTATTAGCACACAGACCTGAACAGACAGTTCTGTGGTTGTCAGCATTGGATTCAGAATTTGTTTTGTGAATTTGGGTTTTAACaccagagaaaacaaaactgCTCATCTTCCGAACAACAATGTGTTTGTTATTTAGCTAACCAATCATATACGTATCCTCTCTTTCAGAGTTTCTGGAGAGCTTCTACATGAAGTACGGCAGTTTCACTCCTCTCAGTGAGACTGATGTCCTGGAATACCTAAAGAAGAAAGGCAACTCTGACCTCAGCAATAGGTTagtccatgcacacacacacttgtggcaTCTCTTTCTGTTTCTGAGCTCGTCATATTCCTTTTAAATGTCCTTAAAGGTATAATAGACAATTCAGATGTTTGTATAAAAATTCTACTGCATTTCtcctcttgtttttcttttagggGACTGGACATCAAAAGAGAGATGAATCGGTATAGGGCGGGACTGGCCTCTGCTCCTATTGCGGGCTTCATGGTGTCGTATAACAAACACACCCTGGGTCTGGAGGACCTTAGTACGCTGGAGGAACAGAACTGGCTTAATGACCAGGTAAAGACAGATTGAGGGTTGAACGGCTACAGAAAAGCATTCTTGCAACTATCCCACTTCTTCTTACTCTGTCTGGCCTTCTGACACAAAAATCACTTCAAAGGttgaatcaataatgaaaagatttcttagtttagttttaggGATGTTGGATGTCGGACTTACATTGAAACTGTTCTCTTTGGCTGTTCAGATTATCAACATGTATGGAGAGCTCATCATGGAGGCCACACAACACAAGGTAAGTGATGGTGTGTTCGTATGcttaaaatgttaatttgtaatgatatagaatatgaaatataaaaaggTCTCACTGTAGGAGTCTAAAATTGTATTACATTGTTGTTTGAGACTCTTGAGatttgtcacagaagtaaaggctggactacaatagagttgtttggagcagtttgtgaacagtgttttctgttggagatggtaaattCCTTTCGGGTGGACTTCgggcttttttactttgtaaacctataacgtgcacaaaaagatatataacaaaataaaggaaaggggaaaaagcataatatgagcactttaataaatGTATGCATGGAATTTTGACTGTGTAAtgttatttctctctctcaggttcaTTTTTTCAACAGCTTTTTCCACAAGCAGCTGGTTGCCAAGGGTTATGATGGTGTGAAGAGATGGACTAAAAAAGTAAGGAGGAAGATGGAACAGTTTGGAGTTTAGCCATTTTTCTATTTTGACAGTATCGCTAATAGCTGAATTTTAATGTCACTATTTTATTTTtcgttttttaatttatttgcctCTCAGAGTCTGGGCTTGGCAGCAGCTATTGCCCAGTTGCTGCAAGAAACTAGATTTCACTGTCAATGTTGTGAAATATGTTAAGTAATTCAGTAGTCTAAAttcttgacgttccacttccgggattgctctggtgccacAGGAAAtaccgccggatgcatgtatgtccatttccttctgctttctttgtgttggaattttaaactccagtggatttctgaggactatggttgactgctcctcagatctctgcagggtaaatccagacagctagctagcctatctgtccaatctgagttttctctcgcacaactatttttgCTGAAAAGACGTTTTTTGTCCTGTAGATGGTGACTTTTGGAAGTATTGCCAAATAATCTCAGTTAGTAGAAATCTGCATTATTGGATATCTAATTTGCGTGTATGTCAATTTGTGGAATTATTTTAGGTTGACCTGTTCTCCAAGTGGCTGCTGCTATTTCCCATCCATTTAGAAATCCACTGGTCTCTCATCACCGTCACCATGGCAACCAAAACCATCAGTTACTACGACAGCCAAGGCATCGTCTTCAGACACACCACAGATGTGAGTGCCTCTGTGCTTGTTGATGTCTTTGGACTGTACTTCATTGTTTCAGATTTTTAATGATTTCAAATCTCTGGGCGGAACAAACAAGATCATCAGTAATCCAGcttttctgctctctgctctgataAATTATAGGACCATCAATTCCTGGCGAGAGACGCCACACGATGAATAGTTGTTTTTTCACTTTGATGTCGGTGGCAGCAGATAGTCAGTATGCGCCAGTTTCTTTGGAAATCCAGGTTTTTCATCATAAGGCTGTAATGAAGCAGAGCATACTATGATAGTAAATGAGTGGACCAATGTGTGAAAGACAAAATTCTGACACCAAACCATACATTTACCTGTTTAAATTTAGTTTATATTCTCACGGATGCTTAACAAAGCATGGCACCAATAGCCCCACCTTGTGGCCACCTGCTGAACTGCTTAAAGTGTTGATTTAAGCCCTctttaccttccactttctaaaACTATCTCTATGCTTGCGCAATCCACACAGTAATCTGGAGTCTGAATTGAAATTTAAGTTTGttgaaaatattaaaagtaTTGAACGTtcataaaatcaaataaatacttTAACAGTGGAAATGTGGTAGTACTGACATGTTTGATAGTCCTTTGCACCATTTTCAGCACaactctgtcctctgtgtgtgtgctttcctGTCAGAACATTATGAAGTACCTTCAGTCTGAAGCCAGAGAGAAGCAACAGACGGCTTTCCAGAAAGGCTGGAAGGTTACCATCATCAAGGTAACCCTGAACCCTGACTGACATGCTCATGCTGTGTTCACCTTGTGTCCTGAAAACATTTATATTGCCCAGCACAGTTGATTTCTGTAAAATGAAAATAGTGCTAAGCTAATTTATGATTAACAGAAGACTCAGAAATACAATGTAAAATACAATAACAAAGACattgtctgtgaaaggtgccaAAATAATTCTAACATACCTGCAGGtcactgttttatttattaatgcaAATGAGTGAccaaacacattcattttttgtaGTCCTTATTGCGGTTTCTGGAATCAGTAGTTACTTTTGATCACCATATGAACCCTGAACAATACAAGTTAATGCCACACTTTTTTTCCCAGTAACTTTTTCTTAATTACTGTCTCACTACAAAGTCATGCATATACTATAGTAAATGCATAGAGAAACATTTCAGTCCAGAAGCTGTAACTGTGGCATCTTTTGTCCCCTGTTTCACTGTGACTTGTTGACTCCTCAGGGTATTCCTCAGCAGAAAAACGACAGTGACTGTGGAGTTTTTGTCCTCGAGGTgagacattattttttttccacctttacCGCTGTCTTGTCCTTCATTTATcacccatttttctttttttcttttcctcatccCCTGTGCCTGTTAGCCCCCTCGCTTCACTTTATCTGTCTTCCCCccagaaatagaaataaaatatagctgtgtctccagtgtgtctTTCCCGCCCCAGGTTTCTACATTAATGTGATCATTGCTCAGTCTCCAAGGGGCGCGAAAGACACTTGAGAGAAGCTTCTGTCATTGTCCACATTCAATATGGCAACCTTAGCTGTGGTTGTGGATAACTTTCCCTcactgtcttttctttctgtcagtACTGCCGTTGTCTCTCGGTGAAGCAGCCTCTGCTGTTCAGTCAGGAGGACATGCCGCGCATCCGCAAGAGAATTCACAAGGAGCTGTGTGACTGTCGTCTCAACGTTTGAACGACAATGGATAATGGTCGCTTTCACTCACTGACCGCTCACCTGGTTACATGAGACGGTCTGTCCAAGTCTGTCAGGTGGCCTGTGTCACTGACAAGCTAACACAACGCGGCCATCCGTATTCCAGGGACCATAATTGCCAATCTGCCTGTTTGACTGACAGCAGAGTGGCCGCACATTTCGACTTTTGGAGTTTAATAACAGTCCGTAGCAGAGCAGATTTTTACTTGCAAAGAACTACTGATGTGGCCCCCTACTGACCCACAGAAATACTGGACCCATACCCATCAggttgtttttgcattttacatTTACCTTTCCCAGTGAAATTCAAACAAATGGCCAAATGGATACAATGGAGCTCTGAATTGGAATGGGAACACATGCGTTGGACCAGCCTGGACCAATGGGACGAACCTTGCATCCCAAATGGAGTGGCCTTACCTCCCAGATGGCCATTTTA is part of the Perca flavescens isolate YP-PL-M2 chromosome 9, PFLA_1.0, whole genome shotgun sequence genome and harbors:
- the senp5 gene encoding uncharacterized protein senp5 isoform X1 codes for the protein MVHSSAASPVKTTPSASPHLTVAAKAAPPLVPPSGDTTDQDLTQTNLLTPDLASNSDLTQPFTSTPADPDPPVVTPAKALTTNSSPASAWSSPQTPSTTQNPLLNGRTSGRKRTPKACDCCGPNSKGHNAQTSGRGKVRGRGRGRGAGKDLRDTPKRKVDGQLTGFKCFDLTKEMVEEAEDEGDRYEKVQRTEVVAGTKSQTPVAPPVTVSLQDGPITSYVAPEKRNAPKKEDMLIEGSGGRGGGDSRTVEKMLSGMAGRAAPVVRGRGKVGVMGAISASKTEVEVEIKRGCLGGVVISSKIDALAPLVFVQRPGQNKDAKLDHGEQTGPSSVKSPLVNGGTVNLSDTEPEEEAKDGNTIKCEMTNGLISVSQQLGPASRSGSPQDLDSGMQVDKTPDRTDSVSVPVTLSNGSVPTPTNDNHCSTLMEVDPSHPAMVAPPFQGYITVCRMQHSWALRDHGLYCQPGTWEGIEEIRGKEQSEVTNGQEMDGEQQNKETLEQLTDMIHEFLESFYMKYGSFTPLSETDVLEYLKKKGNSDLSNRGLDIKREMNRYRAGLASAPIAGFMVSYNKHTLGLEDLSTLEEQNWLNDQIINMYGELIMEATQHKVHFFNSFFHKQLVAKGYDGVKRWTKKVDLFSKWLLLFPIHLEIHWSLITVTMATKTISYYDSQGIVFRHTTDNIMKYLQSEAREKQQTAFQKGWKVTIIKGIPQQKNDSDCGVFVLEYCRCLSVKQPLLFSQEDMPRIRKRIHKELCDCRLNV
- the senp5 gene encoding uncharacterized protein senp5 isoform X2, which gives rise to MVHSSAASPVKTTPSASPHLTVAAKAAPPLVPPSGDTTDQDLTQTNLLTPDLASNSDLTQPFTSTPADPDPPVVTPAKALTTNSSPASAWSSPQTPSTTQNPLLNGRTSGRKRTPKACDCCGPNSKGHNAQTSGRGKVRGRGRGRGAGKDLRDTPKRKVDGQLTGFKCFDLTKEMVEEAEDEGDRYEKVQRTEVVAGTKSQTPVAPPVTVSLQDGPITSYVAPEKRNAPKKEDMLIEGSGGRGGGDSRTVEKMLSGMAGRAAPVVRGRGKVGVMGAISASKTEVEVEIKRGCLGGVVISSKIDALAPLVFVQRPGQNKDAKLDHGEQTGPSSVKSPLVNGGTVNLSDTEPEEEAKDGNTIKCEMTNGLISVSQQLGPASRSGSPQDLDSGMQVDKTPDRTDSVSVPVTLSNGSVPTPTNDNHCSTLMEVDPSHPAMVAPPFQGYITVCRMQHSWALRDHGLYCQPGTWEGIEEIRGKEQSEVTNGQEMDGEQQNKETLEQLTDMIHEFLESFYMKYGSFTPLSETDVLEYLKKKGNSDLSNRGLDIKREMNRYRAGLASAPIAGFMVSYNKHTLGLEDLSTLEEQNWLNDQIINMYGELIMEATQHKVHFFNSFFHKQLVAKGYDGVKRWTKKVDLFSKWLLLFPIHLEIHWSLITVTMATKTISYYDSQGIVFRHTTDDHQFLARDATR
- the senp5 gene encoding sentrin-specific protease 5 isoform X3: MVHSSAASPVKTTPSASPHLTVAAKAAPPLVPPSGDTTDQDLTQTNLLTPDLASNSDLTQPFTSTPADPDPPVVTPAKALTTNSSPASAWSSPQTPSTTQNPLLNGRTSGRKRTPKACDCCGPNSKGHNAQTSGRGKQLGPASRSGSPQDLDSGMQVDKTPDRTDSVSVPVTLSNGSVPTPTNDNHCSTLMEVDPSHPAMVAPPFQGYITVCRMQHSWALRDHGLYCQPGTWEGIEEIRGKEQSEVTNGQEMDGEQQNKETLEQLTDMIHEFLESFYMKYGSFTPLSETDVLEYLKKKGNSDLSNRGLDIKREMNRYRAGLASAPIAGFMVSYNKHTLGLEDLSTLEEQNWLNDQIINMYGELIMEATQHKVHFFNSFFHKQLVAKGYDGVKRWTKKVDLFSKWLLLFPIHLEIHWSLITVTMATKTISYYDSQGIVFRHTTDNIMKYLQSEAREKQQTAFQKGWKVTIIKGIPQQKNDSDCGVFVLEYCRCLSVKQPLLFSQEDMPRIRKRIHKELCDCRLNV